The proteins below are encoded in one region of Megalops cyprinoides isolate fMegCyp1 chromosome 14, fMegCyp1.pri, whole genome shotgun sequence:
- the trim25l gene encoding E3 ubiquitin/ISG15 ligase TRIM25, with protein sequence MSARLWTEEQFNCPVCLDLPHDPVTIPCGHSYCMECIKDYWGKDDHIGIYSCPQCRQTFCPKPSLSRNTMLAEAVEQLRRGASRASITSIRRPRAAQNSSGSSSAPRSSSSSTFVPCDVCQGDPHPAVKTCLVCLASYCETHLKPHCQAPALKRHELISPTGQLTQKICAQHKYLQEFYCRRCQAFICWLCTSNQHKDHETASTQAVRVERQKELGDVQTETQVKLQEREKELKEMKKVVESLKRSADRVHADTELVLTELQRSVERLQELVEEVMDSIGQEKLREAQEVVEKLEAEIRELKRKDSEMKDLITCEDNIHFLQNCKSLCSPPEAGELPTVTANPDASFEPVRTAMLDLRDKVEDLCNQELSQATKTVNDLVAFTLVDNKANKNAAPRFKFEFLKIFSGLGSKTAEKRDPAPAAPSVGVRSAERRGPVSGVRSQDVRSREEPRAERGSGGTRDVGRRVQARDVVSSQQGEMEPRRRANPSPTPPAADAVAGDVVGLQGMVAGNLFLQAQPTQIGNTAGLNTWGAGAGMAATAALVEQGVPNPSLFLDSPSEALPTHAFPALREIPIQSLQAPAPKSRAEFLQYACRLTLDPDTAHRRLCLSEGNTKATLQGTTQPCPDLPQRFDSWTQVLCRDALPGDRCYWEVEWRGRGSSVGVAYSAIARKGGDARAGLGYNALSWSLELSDTCCCAMHHNEKHDIAVGYTPRVGVFLDRRAGTLAFYSVSDNMAPLHTFQGSFVEPLFPAFGVGSGVGVGLDFALGQFSSLSDSIKICPI encoded by the exons ATGAGCGCCAGGCTTTGGACTGAGGAGCAGTTTAACTGCCCAGTGTGTCTGGACCTGCCCCATGACCCGGTCACCATCCCCTGTGGCCACAGCTACTGCATGGAGTGCATCAAGGACTACTGGGGCAAGGATGACCACATCGGGATctacagctgtccccagtgcCGGCAGACCTTTTGCCCCAAACCCTCGCTGTCCAGGAACACCATGCTGGCGGAGGCAGTGGAGCAGCTGCGGCGCGGAGCCTCTCGGGCCTCGATCACGAGCATCCGCAGGCCCCGTGCCGCTCAGAACTCCTCCGGCTCCTCTTCGGCtccccgctcctcctcctcctccacgtTCGTCCCCTGCGACGTGTGCCAGGGAGACCCGCACCCTGCGGTGAAGACTTGCCTGGTGTGCCTGGCGTCTTACTGTGAGACCCACCTGAAGCCCCACTGCCAGGCGCCCGCGCTCAAGAGGCACGAGCTCATCAGCCCCACAGGGCAGCTGACGCAGAAGATCTGCGCCCAGCACAAGTACCTGCAGGAGTTCTACTGCCGCCGCTGCCAGGCCTTCATCTGCTGGCTATGCACCAGCAACCAGCACAAGGACCACGAGACCGCCTCCACGCAGGCTGTTCGGGTTGAACGGCAG AAGGAATTGGGTGACGTGCAGACAGAGACTCAGGTGAAGctgcaggaaagagagaaggagctgaAGGAAATGAAGAAAGTTGTGGAGTCACTCAAG CGCTCAGCAGACAGGGTGCACGCCGACACTGAGCTCGTTCTGACCGAGCTGCAGCGCTCGGTGGAGcggctgcaggagctggtggaggaggtgatggACTCCATTGGGCAGGAAAAATTAAGGGAGGCCCAGGAGGTTGTGGAGAAACTGGAGGCCGAAATTAGGGAGCTGAAAAGGAAGGACTCAGAAATGAAGGATCTAATCACTTGCGAGGATAACATCCATTTTCTGCAG AACTGCAAGTCTCTCTGCAGCCCCCCGGAGGCGGGGGAGCTGCCCACTGTGACAGCCAATCCCGATGCCTCCTTTGAACCCGTGCGCACGGCCATGCTGGATCTGCGGGATAAAGTGGAGGACCTTTGCAACCAGGAGCTGAGCCAGGCCACCAAGACAG TGAATGACTTGGTGGCTTTCACCCTGGTAGACAACAAAG CCAATAAGAATGCTGCCCCAAGGTTCAAGTTTGAGTTCTTAAAAA TATTTTCAGGACTGGGCTCCAAGACCGCAGAGAAACGCGACCCAG cacctgcagctccctctgTAGGGGTCCGAAGCGCTGAAAGACGAGGACCAG TGTCCGGTGTGCGCAGCCAGGATGTCAGGAGCAGGGAGGAGCCACGAG CAGAAAGAGGCTCGGGTGGTACTCGAGACGTGGGAAGGAGAGTCCAAG CAAGAGATGTGGTGTCCAGCCAGCAGGGTGAGATGGAACCTCGGAGGAGAGCTAACCCCTCCCCTACCCCCCCTGCAGCTGATGCTGTGGCAGGAGACGTTGTGGGACTTCAGGGAA TGGTTGCAGGAAACCTCTTCCTCCAGGCTCAGCCCACACAAATTGGCAATACAGCAGGACTCAACACAT ggggTGCTGGCGCAGGGATGGCTGCAACAGCTGCCTTGGTGGAACAAG GGGTGCCCAATCCCAGTCTCTTCCTGGACTCTCCGTCTGAGGCCCTGCCGACCCATGCATTCCCAGCAC TGAGAGAAATCCCCATCCAGAGCCTGCAAGCTCCAGCGCCCAAGAGCAGAGCAGAGTTTTTACAAT ACGCCTGCAGGCTGACCCTGGACCCCGACACCGCACATCGCCgcctctgcctgtctgaggGCAACACCAAGGCCACCCTGCAGGGCACCACGCAGCCCTGCCCGGACCTTCCACAGCGGTTCGACAGCTGGACCCAGGTGCTGTGCCGGGACGCCCTGCCGGGTGACCGCTGCTACTGGGAGGTGGAGTGGCGCGGGCGGGGCTCCTCGGTGGGCGTGGCCTACTCGGCCATCGCGCGAAAAGGAGGGGACGCCCGCGCGGGGCTAGGCTACAACGCGCTGTCTTGGAGCCTGGAGCTATCAGACACCTGCTGCTGCGCCATGCACCACAATGAGAAGCACGACATTGCTGTGGGCTACACCCCGCGCGTGGGAGTCTTCCTGGACCGGAGGGCCGGGACGCTGGCCTTCTACAGTGTGTCAGACAACATGGCGCCCCTGCACACCTTCCAGGGCAGCTTCGTGGAGCCCCTCTTCCCCGCGTTCGGGGTGGGCAGCGGCGTCGGTGTTGGCCTGGACTTTGCCCTCGGTCAGTTCAGCTCGCTTTCTGACAGTATCAAGATCTGTCCTATTTGA